Part of the Bacillus cereus group sp. RP43 genome is shown below.
GGTATCGAGCAAAAAGTTGATTTCATCGCGGCATCTTTCGTACGTAAAGCATCTGACGTATTAGAAATTCGTGAATTATTAGAAGGACATGACGCTCAATACATCCAAATCGTACCGAAAATTGAAAACCAAGAAGGTATCGACAACATCGATGCAATCTTAGAAGTTTCTGACGGTTTAATGGTTGCTCGTGGTGATATGGGTGTAGAAATTCCACCAGAAGAAGTACCATTAGTACAAAAGCGTCTAATCAAAAAATGTAACGTATTAGGCAAACCGGTTATTACTGCAACACAAATGTTAGATTCTATGCAACGTAACCCACGTCCAACTCGTGCGGAAGCAAGTGACGTAGCAAACGCAATCTTCGATGGAACAGATGCAATTATGCTTTCAGGTGAAACTGCTGCGGGTCAATACCCTGTAGAAGCTGTAACAATGATGGCTAACATTGCAGTGCGTGTTGAAAAATCATTACAATATGAAGATATGTTCAAAAAACGTATTAAAGAGTTCACTCCAACAATTACAGATGCAATTAGCCAATCTGTTGCGCATACAGCACTTGCTCTTGATGTAGCTGCAATCGTAGCTCCAACAGAAAGTGGACATACTGCGAAAATGATCTCTAAATACCGTCCAAAATCTCCAATCGTAGCTGTAACATCTGACGAGCAAGTAGGACGTCGTCTTGCACTTGTTTGGGGTGTACAAGCGTTTATGGCTGGAAAACGTGCAGCGTCTACTGATGAAATGTTAGATACTGCAATTCAAACAGGTATGGATGCAGGTTTAATCGGACTTGGAGATACTGTAGTAATCACTGCTGGTGTACCAGTTGCTGAAACTGGTACAACAAACTTAATGAAAATCCACGTTGTTGGTGAAGAAGTTGCTAAAGGGCAAGGAATCGGTCGTAAAGCTGCAAAAGGTAAAGTAGTTGTAGCGAAAACAGCTGCTGAAGCTGTAGCGAACGTAAACAAAGGTGATATCCTTGTTACAACAAGCACTGATAAAGATATGATTCCTGCAATTGAAAAAGCTGCTGCTCTAGTTGTAGAAGAAGGTGGCTTAACAAGCCATGCAGCTGTTGTAGGTGTATCAATCGGTATTCCTGTTATTGTTGGTGTAAACGGCGTAACAACAACTTTAAAAAGTGGCCAAGAAGTAACAGTTGATGCAGCGCGCGGAATTGTTTATAATGGACATGCGGAAGTGCTATAAGAAGTAATACGGAGAGAAGGATCGGAGTCCTTCTCTTTTTTTTACACAAAAAAGATCGAGATGGCTTTAAATACCTGAAATAGCTTCGAAAAACGTTTATTATAATGTTTGGTGGAAGAGGGTTATTCATCCTTTGTAAAGCTTGTATGAGCGTTGTAAGGGGGTATAATAAGGGGTTTTGTAAGGTGATGGTGGAAAGTGATACTTTAACCTTTTGAATGAAATATGAAGGGGTGCGAGCAATGAAGTGGTTACTATTCTTACTTATTGTAATACCGGCGATTGAGATTACCGTATTGATAGGATCGAGTCATGTAATAGGTTTATGGTCTACGTTCGCTATGATTGTATTTACGGGTATTGTGGGTGTATATTTGGCGAAAAGACAAGGGTTTAAAGTGCTTAGAGAGATTCAGTTTAGGTTAAATAGAGGAGAAATGCCGGGTGATACGGTTCTAGATGGTATTTTTATATTCGTGGGAGGTATTCTTTTAGTGCTACCTGGATATGTGACGGATATAATAGGTTTTATCTGTGTTGTTCCTGTAACGAGGGCTTTATTGAAGCCGGTTGTTATGAAGTGGATTGATTGGAAATTTAGAAAGAGAACTACTATTATTGTTCAGAAATAACGCGTAGATTATAGCGATCTGCGCGTTATTTTTTTTGTTTGCTATTTATGGTCAATTGTTAGCTTCCTGTTCTGGCTGGATTGTTCTTAGTTATTAAACGATAGGATAAAGAGGGGATCTTGTGAATGAAAAGTGTTACATTAGGATGATGTTCTTACTTGTAGTAAGAATCTACTAGTGAGCAGAAGTTAGATAGGAGAAGAAAAATTACTGATTAAAGGGTTCGTCTGCCTTGTTTTGTATATTTATTCATTTACATAAAAAGTAATAAATGTAAGTAATAATTATAAAGTGAATAGAATAAAAATGTATTTCTGACCTAAAATATGCGTTTTTATGCAAAAAACAAGAGAATTATCCGTTTTTAGGAAATTCTCTTTTAAATGTAGGTAGTACAAAAAGTACAGTGAATAATCAGTGGGAATTTCCCACTGATTACAGTTGATTTTTTGTTGTGTATGAATTAGAAAATATTATTTTGATGGTGAGCCCTTAATGAATTTCCATAAGTCGTGGAATACATGAGCTTTGTGTAATGTATTAAGTAGTACTAATATGACTGGACCGATGATTAATCCTAAAAAACCAAAGAGCTTAAAGCCGACAAATAGAGCGATGAGTGTCGCTAATGGATCGAGTCCAATATTAGATGAAAGTACTTTTGGCTCCATGATTTGTCTTTGGACAATCACGACGATGTATAGGATGAGGAGACCGATGGCGAATGCAGTATCGCCTGTGAAAAATACGTATATAACCCAAGGGACGAAGACAGCTCCAGTTCCTAAATACGGGAGTAAATCTACAACCCCTGTAATAATCGCGATAGTAATTGCGTATGGCACGCGTAATATTAAAAGGCCGATTAGTACAATGATAGTTGTCATAGATACGAGGGTAAGTTGCGCTTTAACAAAACCAAACAAAGCCTTTCTTAAATCGACAAAAATAGTTTTTCCGTATCCATGTACACGATTAGGTAGAAGTTTCCTTACTTTATGAGCAAGACGGTGCCAATCGTAACTAATGAAGAAGGTGGCTAATAAGATGAATACAAGGACAGTTAAAGTTGTTGGTAATGCACTAATGAAATTTGTTAATCCACTTATAATGGCGGTTAAAAGTTCTTTCATTTGTGTCGTTGCTTCGGTGCCTAAGTTTTGAATGTTTTGCGTAATAGTGTATCGTTGTGGTTCTCCAAGATGATTAAATTTAGAAATTAAATCATCATAGAGAGGCATAATATGATTAAGTGCAAATTGTTGGGCGAATGCAACGATATCTGGAAACTTCACTGTAACAATTTGTAGTAAGTATGTTGTGGCAGATATTGCTTCAGTTACAAGGTATGTAACAAGTCCGACGATAGCTCCGAATACGAGAATTAAGCTAACGAGTACCGCTAATGCGCGAGGAAATTGTAGTTTTTGATTAAGGAAGTTGACGACAGGGTTAATCAAATAAGCAAATGCAAAAGCGATAATAAAAGGGTAGATAAGGCCTGACATGTACAGCAATGCATAGAACCCAACTACCGTTGCTACAATGACAAATATGAGTCGTAATATCATATATAGTAAGTTTCGGTTCAAAGATGTATACCTCCCATTCCAATTTGGATTATCCTAATTCGTTCAACTTATAACGAGTGAGATTCACTGATCAAAGTTTCACTTTATGTTATAGTGGAATGATGGATTTAGCCTGCTTTTGCAGCGGATTAATGACTACAGAAGCTTGTTGGTGATGCTTCTACTATATGGTAAAAACTTCATTTTCTCTCCTTTTTATTTTACCTGTTTCTTATTATAAAAGAAAGGAGAGACATCCGCTTTTAAATGTATCTGCATGCTTTGTTTTTTTCTGGTTAAAGTCTTGTTTGTAATTTTGAAATGTATAAAAATCAATTCGTTTCTTTATTATAATTAATAAATATAATTCGATATAGCATGTATAACGATAGGTTTAAAGGTATTTTTGTTTGGAAACAAGTTCATTATTTTCAGAAAGGAAGTGCAATCATGATTAGTCAGTCAACGTTATTTTTATTCATACTACTTATTATAGGACTTATTGCTAAAAATCAATCGCTTACTGTAGCTGTTGGAGTGTTATTTTTATTGAAATTTACGTTTTTAGGAGATAAAGCTTTTCCTTATTTACAAACGAAAGGAATTAATCTCGGTGTGACGGTTATTACAATTGCGGTGCTCGTCCCAATTGCGACGGGGGAAATAGGGTTTAAACAACTCGGAGAAGCGGCGAAATCATACTATGCATGGATTGCTTTAGCTTCAGGAGTAGCGGTTGCTTTATTGGCGAAAGGTGGGGTGCAATTATTAACGACTGATCCTCATATTACAACCGCACTTGTTTTTGGGACAATTATAGCTGTAGCTTTATTTAACGGAGTCGCTGTAGGTCCATTAATTGGGGCTGGAATTGCCTATGCAGTTATGAGTATTATACAAATGTTTAAATAAGGAATTTTATAGTAATATAAAATTTTTGAATTCTTTCTGTTCACAAAAGTCAGATAATTGTTTATAATAGGATTAGAAACTTTGAAAAGTTACATAACAGCAGAGACTTTACACCAGATAAAATAAAAACAACATAAAA
Proteins encoded:
- a CDS encoding DUF441 domain-containing protein; this encodes MISQSTLFLFILLIIGLIAKNQSLTVAVGVLFLLKFTFLGDKAFPYLQTKGINLGVTVITIAVLVPIATGEIGFKQLGEAAKSYYAWIALASGVAVALLAKGGVQLLTTDPHITTALVFGTIIAVALFNGVAVGPLIGAGIAYAVMSIIQMFK
- a CDS encoding FxsA family protein; protein product: MKWLLFLLIVIPAIEITVLIGSSHVIGLWSTFAMIVFTGIVGVYLAKRQGFKVLREIQFRLNRGEMPGDTVLDGIFIFVGGILLVLPGYVTDIIGFICVVPVTRALLKPVVMKWIDWKFRKRTTIIVQK
- the ytvI gene encoding sporulation integral membrane protein YtvI, with the translated sequence MNRNLLYMILRLIFVIVATVVGFYALLYMSGLIYPFIIAFAFAYLINPVVNFLNQKLQFPRALAVLVSLILVFGAIVGLVTYLVTEAISATTYLLQIVTVKFPDIVAFAQQFALNHIMPLYDDLISKFNHLGEPQRYTITQNIQNLGTEATTQMKELLTAIISGLTNFISALPTTLTVLVFILLATFFISYDWHRLAHKVRKLLPNRVHGYGKTIFVDLRKALFGFVKAQLTLVSMTTIIVLIGLLILRVPYAITIAIITGVVDLLPYLGTGAVFVPWVIYVFFTGDTAFAIGLLILYIVVIVQRQIMEPKVLSSNIGLDPLATLIALFVGFKLFGFLGLIIGPVILVLLNTLHKAHVFHDLWKFIKGSPSK
- the pyk gene encoding pyruvate kinase, translated to MRKTKIVCTIGPASESIEKLEQLMEAGMNVARLNFSHGSHEEHGARIKNIREASKKTGKTVGILLDTKGPEIRTHDFVDGQAELVTGAEVILSTEQVLGTAEKFSVSYAGLYDDVDPGSRILIDDGLIELEVIEKADGNIRTKVLNSGTVKNKKGVNVPNVSIKLPGITEKDVKDIVFGIEQKVDFIAASFVRKASDVLEIRELLEGHDAQYIQIVPKIENQEGIDNIDAILEVSDGLMVARGDMGVEIPPEEVPLVQKRLIKKCNVLGKPVITATQMLDSMQRNPRPTRAEASDVANAIFDGTDAIMLSGETAAGQYPVEAVTMMANIAVRVEKSLQYEDMFKKRIKEFTPTITDAISQSVAHTALALDVAAIVAPTESGHTAKMISKYRPKSPIVAVTSDEQVGRRLALVWGVQAFMAGKRAASTDEMLDTAIQTGMDAGLIGLGDTVVITAGVPVAETGTTNLMKIHVVGEEVAKGQGIGRKAAKGKVVVAKTAAEAVANVNKGDILVTTSTDKDMIPAIEKAAALVVEEGGLTSHAAVVGVSIGIPVIVGVNGVTTTLKSGQEVTVDAARGIVYNGHAEVL